A section of the Verrucomicrobium sp. GAS474 genome encodes:
- a CDS encoding type IV pilus twitching motility protein PilT, translated as MAAEYNEYVLDTAVTYGVITPEQKQSVSSMLATMPGLSAVEVLYEQQIIDEPHRKWFYQEVLHQPVPGLHSHAGADAEPSLSHDPAQGHGATASNVDSEAGKQLLAFLAEAQAIGASDIHLGPDFAPTMRYRGALVPLRAGAPALTPRETEAMGRAFLTPKQAHEVEGHGSVEFCYEAAGISRFRTSVVRQRRGWELIFRLINSKVPTLDSLGMPEALRSLTKFHNGLILVTGPVGSGKSTTLAAMIDEINRTRHDHILTLEDPIEYVFEPQGCQVSQREVHTNTDSFGTALRAALREDPDVIMIGEMRDLETIQLAITASETGHLVLGTLHTGSAARTLDRLLDVFPIEQQSQIRTMVSESIRGIVCQQLIPKADGTGRVAALEIMLNNPAVGNLIRESKTFMLPGVIQTGVKQGMQLMDDVLLKLLDKGDITAEEAYNRADNKKAFAQELARRQ; from the coding sequence ATGGCCGCCGAATATAACGAATACGTCCTCGATACCGCCGTCACCTACGGCGTCATCACCCCGGAGCAGAAGCAGTCGGTCTCCTCGATGCTGGCCACGATGCCCGGCCTCTCCGCAGTGGAGGTGCTCTACGAGCAGCAGATCATCGACGAGCCCCACCGGAAGTGGTTCTACCAGGAGGTCCTCCACCAGCCCGTCCCCGGCCTCCATTCCCACGCCGGGGCCGATGCGGAACCCTCCCTCAGCCACGATCCGGCCCAGGGCCACGGGGCTACGGCTTCCAATGTAGATTCCGAAGCGGGAAAACAGCTCCTCGCCTTCCTCGCCGAGGCCCAGGCCATCGGCGCCTCCGACATCCACCTCGGCCCCGACTTCGCCCCGACGATGCGGTACCGCGGCGCCCTCGTCCCGCTCCGCGCCGGGGCCCCCGCCCTCACCCCCCGGGAGACCGAGGCGATGGGCCGCGCCTTCCTCACGCCGAAGCAGGCCCACGAGGTCGAGGGGCACGGCTCGGTCGAGTTCTGCTACGAGGCGGCGGGGATCTCCCGGTTTCGCACCAGCGTCGTCCGGCAGCGGCGCGGCTGGGAGCTGATCTTCCGCCTCATCAACTCGAAGGTCCCGACCCTCGATTCCCTCGGCATGCCCGAGGCGCTCCGCAGCCTCACGAAGTTCCACAACGGCCTCATCCTCGTCACCGGCCCCGTCGGCAGCGGCAAGTCGACGACCCTCGCCGCGATGATCGACGAGATCAACCGGACCCGGCACGACCACATCCTCACCCTCGAGGACCCGATCGAGTACGTCTTCGAGCCCCAGGGCTGCCAGGTCTCCCAGCGGGAGGTCCACACGAACACCGATTCCTTCGGCACCGCCCTCCGCGCCGCCCTCCGCGAGGATCCCGACGTCATCATGATCGGGGAAATGCGCGACCTGGAGACGATCCAGCTCGCCATCACCGCGTCGGAGACGGGCCACCTCGTCCTCGGTACCCTCCATACCGGGAGCGCCGCCCGCACCCTCGACCGCCTCCTCGACGTCTTCCCGATCGAGCAGCAGTCCCAGATCCGCACCATGGTCAGCGAGTCGATCCGGGGCATCGTCTGCCAGCAGCTCATCCCGAAGGCCGACGGCACGGGCCGCGTCGCCGCCCTCGAGATCATGCTGAACAATCCCGCCGTCGGGAACCTGATCCGCGAGTCGAAGACCTTCATGCTCCCCGGCGTCATCCAGACCGGGGTGAAGCAGGGGATGCAGCTGATGGACGACGTCCTGCTGAAGCTCCTCGACAAGGGGGACATCACCGCCGAGGAAGCCTACAACCGGGCCGACAACAAGAAGGCCTTCGCCCAGGAGCTGGCCCGCCGCCAGTAG
- a CDS encoding chemotaxis protein CheW — protein MSEALLEHAEATGKSSKINASLAGKYLTFCLGQEYYGIAVLKIREIIRLLEITPVPQMPDFIRGVINLRGKIIPVIDLRMRFHLAKADTNERTCIVVVQVELPNGDKTQMGMVVDAVEEVINIALTDMEETPNFGAKLQSHYILGMAKIKGKVKTLLDIDKVVGADALAEVAAATA, from the coding sequence ATGAGCGAAGCCCTTCTAGAACATGCCGAGGCGACGGGAAAGTCGTCCAAAATCAACGCCTCCCTGGCCGGGAAGTACCTCACGTTCTGCCTCGGGCAGGAATACTACGGCATCGCCGTCCTGAAGATCCGGGAGATCATCCGTCTCCTCGAGATCACCCCGGTCCCCCAGATGCCCGACTTCATCCGCGGCGTCATCAATCTCCGCGGCAAGATCATCCCGGTGATCGACCTCCGCATGCGCTTCCACCTCGCGAAGGCCGACACGAATGAGCGGACCTGCATCGTCGTCGTCCAGGTCGAGCTCCCGAACGGGGACAAGACCCAGATGGGCATGGTGGTCGACGCCGTCGAGGAAGTGATCAACATCGCCCTCACCGACATGGAAGAGACGCCGAACTTCGGCGCGAAGCTCCAGTCCCACTACATCCTCGGCATGGCGAAGATCAAGGGGAAGGTGAAGACCCTTCTCGACATCGACAAGGTCGTCGGCGCCGACGCCCTGGCCGAAGTCGCCGCCGCGACGGCCTAG
- a CDS encoding type IV pilus twitching motility protein PilT: MSHPIHAFFEELIRDGGSDLHLLEGQPPKIRRHGEIRAIREGVLDHAEMTSLLQPIAKPASWQKFTKHGDLDFAYEMGVDARFRCNYYKQLHGYGAVFRIIPTKIKTIADLGVPEIIQSFGDLKSGLVLVTGPTGSGKSTTLAAVIDYINSTYTKHIVTIEEPIEFVHPNKTSIITQREVPSETPSFSTGLKAALREDADVILVGEMRDLETISLALTAAETGLLVFGTLHTNNARKTIDRIIDAFPSDQQSQIRTMLSNSLRGVCAQLLFKRKDGKGRLALNEILVATPAVGAIIREGATVKLTDVIKTGGLDGMQLMDDAIFNAMKDGLISGEEAYMKGIEKSRFEEYRDDKGA, from the coding sequence ATGAGCCATCCCATCCACGCCTTTTTCGAGGAACTGATCCGCGACGGCGGTTCCGACCTCCACCTCCTCGAGGGCCAGCCGCCGAAGATCCGCCGCCACGGCGAGATCCGGGCGATCCGCGAGGGCGTCCTCGACCACGCGGAGATGACCTCCCTCCTCCAGCCGATCGCGAAGCCCGCCTCGTGGCAGAAGTTCACGAAGCACGGCGACCTCGACTTCGCCTACGAGATGGGCGTCGACGCCCGCTTCCGCTGCAACTACTACAAGCAGCTCCACGGCTACGGCGCGGTCTTCCGCATCATCCCGACGAAGATCAAGACCATCGCCGACCTCGGCGTCCCCGAGATCATCCAGTCCTTCGGCGACCTCAAGAGCGGCCTCGTCCTCGTCACGGGGCCGACCGGCTCGGGCAAGTCGACGACCCTCGCCGCCGTCATCGACTACATCAACTCGACCTACACGAAGCACATCGTGACGATCGAGGAGCCGATCGAGTTCGTCCACCCGAACAAGACGAGCATCATCACCCAGCGCGAGGTCCCCTCGGAGACTCCCTCCTTCTCCACCGGCCTGAAGGCCGCCCTCCGCGAGGACGCCGACGTCATCCTCGTCGGCGAAATGCGCGACCTGGAGACGATCTCCCTCGCCCTCACGGCGGCGGAGACCGGCCTCCTCGTCTTCGGCACGCTCCACACGAACAACGCCCGCAAGACGATCGACCGTATCATCGACGCCTTCCCCTCCGACCAGCAGTCCCAGATCCGGACGATGCTCTCGAACTCCCTCCGCGGCGTCTGCGCCCAGCTCCTCTTCAAGAGGAAGGACGGCAAGGGGCGGCTGGCGCTGAACGAGATCCTGGTGGCGACCCCCGCCGTCGGCGCGATCATCCGCGAGGGCGCGACGGTGAAGCTCACCGACGTCATCAAGACCGGCGGCCTCGACGGCATGCAGCTGATGGACGACGCGATCTTCAACGCCATGAAGGACGGCCTCATCTCCGGCGAGGAGGCCTACATGAAGGGCATCGAGAAGAGCCGCTTCGAGGAATACCGCGACGACAAGGGGGCGTGA
- a CDS encoding TetR/AcrR family transcriptional regulator: protein MPTQSIPPRRSTKEEMRLRIMTTADALCRTLGYGKMTVADIASEIGISPAYVYKFFSSKQSIIEACADQRLIEKKERILHASRQKARSIDRLEAVLKTTHQIHVERFKSDKNMFSLIIAAHQEKWACIRYFREFLLKLITDIVEEGVRRKEFRPADPLDTARVLLDSFAWITHPLLFQDLEDRGIEERIRAQLRLLEKALT, encoded by the coding sequence ATGCCGACCCAGTCCATTCCTCCCCGCCGCTCGACGAAGGAAGAAATGCGCCTTCGCATCATGACCACCGCCGACGCCCTCTGCCGGACCCTGGGCTACGGCAAGATGACCGTCGCCGACATCGCCTCGGAGATCGGCATCTCCCCGGCCTACGTCTATAAATTCTTTTCCTCGAAGCAATCGATCATCGAGGCCTGCGCCGACCAGCGGCTCATCGAGAAAAAGGAACGGATCCTCCACGCCTCCCGCCAGAAGGCACGCTCCATCGACCGCCTGGAGGCCGTTCTGAAAACGACCCATCAGATTCATGTCGAACGGTTTAAGAGCGACAAGAACATGTTCAGCCTCATCATCGCCGCCCACCAGGAGAAATGGGCCTGCATCCGCTATTTCCGCGAGTTCCTCCTGAAGCTGATCACCGATATCGTCGAGGAAGGGGTCCGCAGGAAGGAATTCCGCCCCGCCGACCCCCTCGACACCGCCCGCGTCCTTCTCGACTCCTTCGCCTGGATCACCCACCCCCTCCTCTTCCAGGACCTCGAGGACCGGGGCATCGAAGAGCGGATCCGCGCCCAGCTCCGCCTCCTCGAAAAGGCCCTGACTTAA
- the rpmB gene encoding 50S ribosomal protein L28: MSRRCSITGVGPTKGHHILRSGKAKKKGGIGTHVTANTPRIFTPNLREKRVFVPEINRYVSVKLSARALKTLTKNGPYQTLKAAGLI, translated from the coding sequence ATGTCCCGTCGTTGCTCCATCACCGGAGTGGGCCCCACCAAGGGTCACCACATCCTCCGCAGCGGTAAGGCGAAGAAAAAGGGCGGTATCGGTACCCACGTCACCGCGAATACCCCCCGCATCTTCACGCCGAACCTCCGCGAAAAGCGTGTCTTCGTCCCCGAAATCAACCGCTACGTCTCCGTGAAGCTCTCGGCCCGCGCCCTGAAGACCCTCACGAAGAACGGCCCCTACCAGACCCTCAAGGCGGCCGGCCTGATCTAA
- the rpsR gene encoding 30S ribosomal protein S18, whose protein sequence is MSQTKDTGKDGKRRRRPPKKVHKKRIDVNKEAIGFTNTETLKKFVTENGRILPRRVTGMPAKLHRKLTGEIKRARNVLLAR, encoded by the coding sequence ATGAGCCAGACCAAAGATACCGGTAAAGACGGTAAACGCCGCCGTCGTCCCCCGAAGAAAGTCCACAAGAAGCGGATCGACGTGAACAAGGAAGCCATCGGCTTCACCAACACCGAGACCCTGAAGAAATTCGTCACCGAGAACGGCCGCATCCTCCCGCGCCGCGTCACCGGCATGCCCGCGAAGCTCCACCGGAAACTGACCGGCGAGATCAAGCGCGCCCGGAACGTTCTCCTGGCACGGTAA
- the trpD gene encoding anthranilate phosphoribosyltransferase, translating into MSAGFSREPLLSDLATALRAGRELTGPEVAAAAEALLSPPVEGGDEAKKAFLRALTDKGETPAELAAFAAALLPRALPLPAFRETAALLDCCGTGGGGLPLFNVSTAALFVLAAAGVPVVKHGNRGVTKPSGSSDVIDALGLGRLLELSPDEVGTSLERLGFAYLHAPRYHSTFAVLGAVRKELALEGRRTIFNLLGPLLNPARPGCRLVGVFREEHVPLYAEALRLAGCARYAVVRGCVGGTPIGEASPTGENLIGMSEGVVPGVVRDFFLQFASAPTAEALKPFFIASARESAAWIEALLTPIPQRPAAEVEKSVLARSLIVANAGLALVVAGRAKNAGEGQAIARKTIDDGGALAKLAAARAF; encoded by the coding sequence ATGAGTGCAGGCTTTTCCCGGGAGCCGCTCCTCTCCGACCTGGCGACGGCCCTCCGCGCCGGGCGCGAACTGACGGGGCCCGAGGTCGCCGCCGCCGCCGAGGCCCTCCTCTCCCCGCCCGTCGAGGGAGGGGACGAGGCGAAGAAGGCCTTCCTCCGCGCCCTCACCGACAAGGGCGAGACCCCCGCCGAGCTCGCCGCCTTCGCCGCCGCCCTCCTTCCCCGCGCCCTCCCGCTCCCCGCGTTCCGGGAGACCGCCGCCCTCCTCGATTGCTGCGGCACCGGCGGGGGCGGGTTGCCCCTCTTCAACGTCTCGACGGCGGCCCTCTTCGTCCTCGCCGCCGCCGGGGTCCCGGTGGTGAAGCATGGGAATCGCGGAGTGACGAAGCCGTCGGGCAGCTCCGACGTCATCGACGCCCTCGGTCTCGGGCGGCTCCTCGAACTCTCCCCGGACGAGGTCGGAACCTCGCTCGAGCGGCTCGGCTTCGCCTACCTCCACGCGCCGCGCTACCACTCGACCTTCGCCGTCCTCGGCGCGGTGCGGAAGGAGCTGGCGCTCGAGGGGCGTCGGACGATCTTCAATCTCCTTGGCCCCCTCCTGAACCCGGCCCGGCCCGGCTGCCGCCTCGTCGGCGTCTTCCGCGAGGAACACGTCCCGCTCTATGCGGAGGCCCTCCGTCTCGCCGGCTGCGCCCGGTACGCCGTCGTCCGCGGCTGCGTCGGCGGGACGCCGATCGGCGAGGCGAGCCCGACGGGGGAGAACCTCATCGGGATGAGCGAGGGCGTCGTCCCCGGCGTCGTCCGCGATTTCTTCCTCCAGTTCGCCTCCGCGCCGACCGCCGAGGCGCTGAAGCCGTTCTTCATCGCCAGCGCGCGGGAGAGCGCCGCCTGGATCGAGGCGCTCCTGACGCCGATCCCGCAGCGGCCCGCCGCCGAGGTCGAGAAAAGCGTCCTCGCCCGCTCGCTGATCGTCGCCAACGCGGGCCTCGCCCTCGTCGTGGCGGGACGGGCGAAGAACGCCGGGGAAGGGCAGGCGATCGCGCGGAAGACGATCGACGACGGCGGGGCGCTGGCGAAGCTGGCGGCGGCGCGGGCGTTCTGA
- a CDS encoding TraR/DksA C4-type zinc finger protein, with product MAKPDRKKQAPKKAAKPAPAPKAKSTKAPKGPKAAPKAASKVASKPGKSAKAKPAAKISVKKGAAKAAKPTKAPAKAPKPAKKITKTVPKPTKISKTPAKAPAEKAKAPAKPAAKPAKSVPAPAPAARTAPAPKFPPAPSSNNSLRPAPAKLPEETSRKHLTAEFLVLQKQRLVDLRDHLLNQMQGVAQDTLRVRAEGSEASAFGMHQADAGSDAYDKDFALSLLSQEQDALYEIEEALKRIEGTNYGICEMSNKVIPKVRLEAIPHARFTVECQAQLERENKGRRRWDTIPQFMDSAETLADEEDDASEEDDRRKEKD from the coding sequence ATGGCTAAACCCGACCGGAAAAAGCAGGCGCCCAAGAAGGCCGCCAAGCCTGCCCCCGCTCCCAAAGCGAAGAGCACCAAGGCCCCCAAGGGCCCGAAAGCCGCGCCCAAAGCAGCCTCCAAGGTCGCGTCGAAGCCCGGGAAATCGGCCAAGGCCAAGCCTGCCGCCAAGATTTCAGTGAAAAAGGGAGCGGCCAAGGCGGCCAAGCCGACGAAGGCACCCGCCAAGGCACCGAAGCCCGCAAAGAAGATTACGAAGACCGTGCCCAAGCCCACCAAGATTTCCAAGACCCCCGCCAAAGCCCCCGCCGAAAAGGCGAAGGCCCCGGCCAAGCCTGCCGCCAAGCCCGCCAAGAGCGTTCCCGCTCCGGCCCCGGCGGCCCGCACCGCCCCCGCCCCGAAGTTCCCCCCTGCGCCCAGCAGCAACAATTCCCTCCGGCCCGCCCCCGCGAAGCTCCCCGAGGAAACCTCCCGGAAGCACCTCACGGCCGAGTTCCTCGTCCTGCAGAAGCAGCGCCTCGTCGACCTCCGCGACCACCTGCTGAACCAGATGCAGGGCGTGGCCCAGGACACCCTCCGCGTCCGCGCCGAGGGGAGCGAGGCCTCCGCCTTCGGCATGCACCAGGCCGACGCGGGCTCCGACGCCTACGACAAAGATTTCGCGCTCAGCCTCCTTTCCCAGGAGCAGGACGCCCTCTACGAAATTGAGGAGGCCCTGAAGCGGATCGAGGGGACCAACTACGGCATCTGCGAGATGTCGAACAAGGTCATCCCCAAGGTCCGCCTCGAGGCGATCCCCCACGCCCGGTTCACCGTCGAGTGCCAGGCGCAGCTGGAGCGCGAGAACAAGGGCCGTCGCCGTTGGGACACCATCCCTCAGTTCATGGACTCAGCCGAAACGCTGGCCGATGAAGAGGACGACGCCTCCGAAGAGGACGACCGCCGCAAGGAAAAAGATTAA
- a CDS encoding cyclic nucleotide-binding domain-containing protein, whose protein sequence is MVATLRQVSFFSHLEDRHIVEIFKMSRLRQFERGEVVIPEGVYDSFVYILLTGEVEVRKNGASISRLHTTGDIFGELAIINYEPRSASVVAMTLTSCLAIDAAFLDTLLPHDRDTIYAVVYKLFAEIVANRLRATSNELAAVREENFELRLKLAKYQR, encoded by the coding sequence ATGGTCGCCACCCTCCGGCAGGTCTCCTTCTTCAGCCATCTGGAAGACCGCCATATCGTCGAAATCTTCAAGATGAGCCGCCTCCGCCAGTTCGAGCGGGGCGAGGTCGTCATCCCCGAGGGGGTCTACGACAGCTTCGTCTACATCCTCCTCACCGGTGAAGTCGAGGTGCGGAAAAACGGCGCCTCCATCAGCCGCCTCCACACCACCGGCGACATCTTCGGCGAGCTCGCCATCATCAACTACGAGCCCCGCTCCGCCAGCGTCGTCGCCATGACGCTGACCTCGTGCCTCGCCATCGACGCCGCCTTCCTCGACACCCTCCTCCCCCATGACCGGGACACGATCTACGCCGTGGTCTACAAGCTCTTCGCCGAGATCGTCGCCAACCGCCTCCGCGCCACCAGCAACGAGCTGGCCGCCGTCCGCGAGGAGAACTTCGAGCTCCGGCTGAAGCTGGCGAAGTACCAACGCTGA
- a CDS encoding ATP-binding protein: MGSFSDTLRLFGTPREATPTSRLAFLFRFRFLPAVLVYLAFAGSEQFLYQAPLAPCGWAAYGVALAFFLLDGWAALPGLFVGVVLGLWNNPHPIPVPVDPRLVQAFLALLTLGLPGLSAVALRRRLDPIQFFLTRIGDLVPILLHSFLVAGAGSFLWLLFLLGCGWHMPPADLDTVRLFVLWFSQQSVGVILLTPVLLRHFSHPSPLGGLLRHARRRPFLLLEEIAIYAGVPMVSLVTLFNPWGSHLLASFYTFTLFAFLVWGAVRFGFRGASFFCLIRAVFTLVAAREGHFLFNGQILDQGISTTAYVSIITAISLCIGMIFEERRNLIVRLTESEARLQSLLRHSPLPITIKDLQGRYLLVNPAAELSFGHRVKSLIGRTDREIFHSGEPRPEAAEGDVAGIDALVLSTRRPLTVAETFTTRTGILHYSTTKFPLLDPHGVPHAVCSMSIDVTEQQRAERERDRFFTLVPDLFCVLRFDGRIVRANPSFLRYNNLTGEEATRSSIHDLADPSDLPLSRSHFHPAADSRIAEIRWRQLPGVPGGGEIERVLSWTVVADLHSELLFASGRDVSERKRDERTLLEAIETADRMAREAETANRSKTSFLAVMTHELRTPLNGILGAANLLETTEIDAEQTDYVRIMTNCGESLQRLVTDILDFAKSQAGRISMAEEPFDVRASLEEVVSTLSPTAAKKNIALFLVCPALPSPLLGDALRLRQVLLNLAGNGLKFSDRGRVIIRAMVENEEADRVRLRFEVEDSGPGIAKEAFPLLFKPFSQADDSPTRSHGGAGLGLAISKNLVELMEGEIGVRSEPGKGSLFSFTARFRKDLE, from the coding sequence GTGGGTTCTTTTTCCGACACGCTCCGTCTCTTCGGCACCCCTCGGGAGGCTACCCCCACCTCGCGCCTCGCCTTCCTGTTCCGTTTCCGGTTCCTGCCCGCCGTCCTCGTCTACCTCGCCTTCGCCGGTTCGGAACAGTTCCTCTACCAGGCCCCCCTCGCCCCGTGCGGGTGGGCCGCCTACGGCGTCGCGCTCGCCTTCTTCCTGCTCGACGGCTGGGCCGCCCTGCCGGGCCTCTTCGTCGGCGTCGTCCTCGGGCTGTGGAACAACCCCCATCCCATCCCCGTCCCGGTCGATCCGCGCCTGGTGCAGGCCTTCCTCGCCCTCCTCACGCTCGGCCTGCCGGGCCTCTCCGCCGTCGCCCTCCGCCGCCGCCTCGATCCGATCCAATTCTTCCTCACCCGCATCGGCGATCTCGTTCCGATCCTCCTCCACAGCTTCCTCGTCGCCGGGGCCGGTTCCTTCCTCTGGCTCCTCTTCCTTCTCGGCTGCGGCTGGCACATGCCCCCGGCCGACCTCGATACCGTCCGTCTCTTCGTCCTCTGGTTCAGCCAGCAGTCGGTCGGGGTCATCCTGCTCACCCCCGTCCTCCTCCGCCATTTCTCCCATCCCTCGCCCCTCGGCGGCCTCCTCCGCCATGCCCGCCGCCGCCCCTTCCTCCTCCTCGAGGAAATCGCCATCTACGCGGGGGTCCCGATGGTCTCCCTCGTCACCCTCTTCAATCCGTGGGGGAGCCATCTTCTCGCCTCCTTCTACACCTTCACCCTCTTCGCCTTCCTCGTCTGGGGCGCGGTCCGCTTCGGTTTCCGGGGGGCCTCGTTCTTCTGCCTCATCCGGGCTGTCTTCACCCTCGTCGCCGCGCGCGAGGGCCACTTCCTCTTCAACGGCCAGATCCTCGACCAGGGGATCTCGACCACCGCCTACGTCTCGATCATCACGGCGATCTCCCTCTGCATCGGGATGATCTTCGAGGAGCGGCGGAACCTCATCGTCCGCCTCACCGAGAGCGAGGCCCGGCTCCAGTCCCTCCTCCGCCATTCCCCGCTCCCGATCACGATCAAGGACCTCCAGGGCCGCTACCTCCTCGTCAATCCGGCGGCGGAGCTTTCCTTCGGCCACCGCGTGAAGAGCCTCATCGGACGGACCGACCGGGAGATCTTCCACTCCGGCGAGCCCCGGCCCGAGGCCGCCGAGGGCGACGTGGCGGGGATCGACGCCCTCGTCCTCTCGACGCGGCGGCCCCTCACGGTCGCCGAGACCTTCACGACCCGGACCGGCATCCTCCACTATTCGACGACGAAGTTCCCCCTCCTCGACCCCCACGGCGTCCCCCATGCGGTCTGCAGCATGTCGATCGACGTCACCGAGCAGCAGCGGGCCGAGCGCGAGCGCGACCGGTTCTTCACCCTCGTCCCCGACCTCTTCTGCGTCCTCCGCTTCGACGGGCGGATCGTCCGGGCGAATCCCTCGTTCCTCCGCTACAACAACCTCACGGGCGAGGAGGCGACGCGCTCCTCGATCCACGACCTCGCCGACCCTTCCGACCTTCCCCTCAGCCGAAGCCACTTCCATCCGGCCGCCGACAGCCGCATCGCCGAGATCCGGTGGCGGCAGCTTCCCGGCGTGCCCGGGGGGGGCGAGATCGAGCGCGTCCTCTCGTGGACCGTCGTCGCCGACCTCCACTCGGAACTCCTCTTCGCCAGCGGCCGCGACGTCAGCGAGCGGAAGCGCGACGAGCGGACCCTCCTCGAGGCGATCGAGACCGCCGACCGGATGGCGCGCGAGGCCGAGACGGCGAACCGCTCGAAGACGTCGTTCCTCGCCGTCATGACCCACGAGCTGCGGACGCCGCTCAACGGCATCCTGGGCGCGGCGAACCTCCTGGAGACGACCGAGATCGACGCGGAGCAGACCGATTACGTCCGGATCATGACGAACTGCGGGGAGTCCCTCCAGCGCCTCGTGACCGACATCCTCGACTTCGCCAAGAGCCAGGCGGGCCGCATCTCGATGGCCGAGGAACCGTTCGACGTCCGGGCCTCCCTCGAGGAGGTCGTCTCGACCCTCTCCCCGACGGCGGCGAAGAAGAACATCGCGCTCTTCCTCGTCTGCCCCGCGCTGCCGTCGCCCCTGCTCGGGGACGCTCTCCGCCTGCGGCAGGTGCTGCTGAACCTCGCGGGGAACGGGCTGAAGTTCTCCGACCGGGGCCGCGTGATCATCCGCGCCATGGTCGAGAACGAGGAGGCCGACCGGGTCCGTCTCCGCTTCGAGGTGGAGGACTCCGGCCCCGGCATCGCGAAGGAGGCCTTCCCGCTGCTCTTCAAGCCGTTCTCCCAGGCCGACGATTCGCCGACCCGCTCCCACGGCGGCGCGGGGCTCGGCCTGGCGATCTCGAAGAACCTCGTCGAGCTGATGGAGGGGGAGATCGGGGTGAGGAGCGAGCCCGGAAAGGGATCGCTCTTCTCCTTCACCGCGCGGTTCCGGAAGGACCTGGAGTAG
- a CDS encoding undecaprenyl-diphosphate phosphatase — MYPTWLQIAFLGLIQGAAELLPVSSSAHVIVAEKLMGLDPSTPAMTFLLVMLHTGTMAAVILYFWKAWKESYFSSAARFKEVVILVVVASVATALVGGVLKVVIEKILVATTGGAKSELEHLFSSLPLIAGALTAAGIVILVSGYRTRGQGEEAGGEVTLPSAGWIGAMQGICLPFRGFSRSGATISAGLLLGITRRRAEEFSFALAVALTPPVLAKELHRFLKAEREAGAGLADLPNLLLPGLAGMIFSFLAGLLALKFLSRLLEGGKWHYFGWYCLGAAAVVAALAACGW, encoded by the coding sequence ATGTATCCGACCTGGCTTCAAATCGCGTTCCTCGGCCTCATCCAGGGAGCGGCGGAACTCCTTCCCGTCTCCAGCTCCGCCCACGTGATCGTGGCCGAGAAGCTGATGGGCCTCGATCCCTCGACCCCGGCGATGACCTTCCTCCTGGTGATGCTCCACACGGGGACGATGGCGGCGGTGATCCTCTATTTCTGGAAGGCCTGGAAGGAGAGCTACTTCTCCAGCGCGGCCCGCTTCAAGGAGGTGGTGATCCTCGTCGTCGTCGCCTCGGTGGCGACGGCGCTGGTCGGCGGCGTCCTGAAGGTGGTGATCGAAAAGATCCTCGTCGCGACCACGGGGGGGGCGAAGAGCGAGCTGGAGCACCTCTTCTCCAGCCTCCCCCTGATCGCCGGGGCGCTGACGGCGGCGGGGATCGTGATCCTTGTCTCCGGCTACCGGACGCGGGGCCAGGGGGAGGAGGCGGGAGGCGAGGTGACCCTCCCCTCGGCCGGATGGATCGGGGCGATGCAGGGGATCTGCCTCCCGTTCCGGGGCTTCTCCCGTTCGGGGGCGACGATCTCGGCCGGCCTCCTCCTCGGGATCACCCGGCGCCGGGCGGAGGAATTCAGCTTCGCCCTCGCGGTGGCGCTGACGCCGCCGGTGCTGGCGAAGGAGCTCCATCGCTTCCTCAAGGCGGAGAGGGAGGCGGGCGCGGGCCTGGCCGACCTCCCGAACCTCCTCCTTCCCGGCCTTGCCGGGATGATCTTCAGCTTCCTGGCCGGTCTCCTGGCCCTGAAGTTCCTCTCCCGCCTGCTGGAGGGGGGGAAGTGGCATTACTTTGGCTGGTACTGCCTTGGCGCGGCGGCGGTGGTGGCGGCGCTGGCGGCCTGCGGCTGGTAG